The nucleotide window TTGACCTCCCGCCGTACTACTCGGCTCTCCCCCGAGTACCGGCTCACTCCTCCGTGAGGTCGACGTACGTCCGCCGGACGGTCACGGGCGTCACGTCGGCGACGTCGGCGGCCTCCTGCTGGGTACACTCCGCGTCCAACTCGCGCGCGGCGGTGTAGAGGCAGGCGGCCGCGACGCCGACCGGGTTGCGGCCGTTTGCGATCCCCTCCTCGACGGCGCGGTCGGCCAGCTCGCCCGCTCGGCGCTCGACGGCGGGGTCGCAGCCGAGGTCGCTGGCGAACCGCGGGAGGTACTCGGCGGGACCGGTCGGTGCGATCGGCAGGCCGAGTTCGCGGTTCATCGCGTCGAACGCCGCCTGATGCTCGTCCTCGCTCGCCTTCGCCTCGGCGCACACCTCGCCGACGGTGCGGGCCACGTCGGCGGTCCGGCAGGCGACGTAGACGCAGGCGGCCGCGAACCCCTCCAGCGAGCGCCCGCGGAGCAGGCTCTCCTCCTGCGCGGAGTCGAACAGCGAACAGGCGGTGTCGCGGACGCTGTCGGGTAGCTCCAAGACGCCGGTGAGCCTCCGGATCTCGGTGTACGCGTACACCTTGTTGCGGTCGCGTTTCGTCGAGATCTGCGCGCGGTTGTGCTGGGTCCGCATCCGGGCGAGCCGCCGCCGCTTGCGCCCCTTCACCTTCGTCGACCGACCGATCTCCGTCGAGAGCCCGCGGTCGTGCCGCGAGCGCGTCAGGGGCGCGCCGGTGCGTTTGGGGTTCGTGTCGTCGTCGTCGAACGACCGCCACTCCGGCCCGTGGTCGATCCGG belongs to Halorubrum sp. DM2 and includes:
- a CDS encoding transcription initiation factor IIB family protein is translated as MSEARSTRTRTPRAEADDVATADRAATTDRAATADEAVDREAGDREAGDRETATADETGDRETCPECGGRTRVEGAERVCGDCGLVVEADRIDHGPEWRSFDDDDTNPKRTGAPLTRSRHDRGLSTEIGRSTKVKGRKRRRLARMRTQHNRAQISTKRDRNKVYAYTEIRRLTGVLELPDSVRDTACSLFDSAQEESLLRGRSLEGFAAACVYVACRTADVARTVGEVCAEAKASEDEHQAAFDAMNRELGLPIAPTGPAEYLPRFASDLGCDPAVERRAGELADRAVEEGIANGRNPVGVAAACLYTAARELDAECTQQEAADVADVTPVTVRRTYVDLTEE